From the Cucurbita pepo subsp. pepo cultivar mu-cu-16 chromosome LG05, ASM280686v2, whole genome shotgun sequence genome, one window contains:
- the LOC111795089 gene encoding probable WRKY transcription factor 13, whose protein sequence is MGSKSQILLNPQALFEDEEHEEASTQHQMEFFSFPSNFNVSHLPSIPQHQTLSPSTPFLHPNLSQTLNSSHFPTPHLLSLQTSTPNPWAFGKRNEYHLGLGVSTMKMKRMKGRRKVREPRFSFKTMTDVDVLDDGYKWRKYGQKVVKNTHHPRSYYRCTQDDCRVKKRVERLDEDPRMVITTYEGRHIHSPSHDTQHSEPHTHLNNFFW, encoded by the exons atggGTTCTAAATCCCAAATCCTATTAAACCCACAAGCTTtgtttgaagatgaagaacatgaagaagcATCAACTCAACATCAAATGGAattcttctctttcccttcAAACTTCAACGTTTCTCATCTTCCTTCAATCCCACAACACCAAACCCTTTCTCCTTCCACTCCCTTTCTTCACCCTAACCTCtctcaaaccctaaactcCTCTCACTTTCCTACTCCACACCTTCTTTCCTTGCAAACCTCCACTCCAAATCCATG GGCATTTGGGAAGAGAAATGAGTATCATTTGGGATTGGGAGTATCAaccatgaagatgaagaggatgaaaggaagaagaaaagtgagAGAGCCAAGATTCTCATTCAAGACCATGACCGATGTCGATGTTCTTGATGATGGCTACAAATGGCGCAAGTACGGTCAGAAAGTCGTCAAAAACACACATCATCCTAG AAGCTATTATCGTTGTACACAAGATGATTGTAGGGTTAAGAAACGAGTAGAGAGATTAGATGAAGATCCAAGAATGGTGATAACAACATATGAAGGACGACAcattcattctccttcccaTGATACTCAACACTCCGAACCTCATACCCATCTCAACAATTTCTTTTG GTAA